A stretch of Cicer arietinum cultivar CDC Frontier isolate Library 1 chromosome 5, Cicar.CDCFrontier_v2.0, whole genome shotgun sequence DNA encodes these proteins:
- the LOC140920345 gene encoding receptor-like protein kinase FERONIA: MTRNKNVYFVCVALFVFMVLADNFKPTNEILLNCGGASLDLDGRSWSTDRASNFGTGKSTMSEVAINDPAVPQIPFMTARIFESPYTYSFPVASGWIFLRLYFYAASYPGLNISDARFGVTSQSYTLLTNFSVLETTLGSKDHYVVKEYSIHIGGVTLNVTFTPSTTTINAYAFVNGIEVMSMPNIYTSTDDDVHVIVGIRSVFTIDNRAALENVYRLNVGGSNISGSRDTGMFRSWSVDASFILGTAFGAVNGGIDVNIECPPGTPSYIAPTIVFSSARLMGPNANINLSYNLTWTFSIDYGFAYLETSLL; encoded by the coding sequence ATGACGAGGAACAAAAATGTATACTTTGTTTGTGTTGCATTGTTTGTGTTTATGGTGTTAGCTGATAATTTTAAGCCTACAAACGAAATACTCTTAAATTGTGGTGGCGCTAGTTTGGATCTTGATGGCCGTTCATGGTCCACTGATCGTGCCTCGAATTTTGGTACTGGAAAATCCACCATGTCAGAGGTTGCAATTAATGACCCTGCAGTCCCTCAAATTCCCTTCATGACGGCGCGGATTTTCGAATCACCATATACCTATAGTTTTCCGGTGGCTTCTGGTTGGATTTTCCTCAGGTTATATTTTTATGCGGCTTCTTATCCGGGTCTTAATATATCAGATGCCCGATTTGGCGTGACATCCCAATCCTACACCTTGCTTACGAACTTCAGTGTTCTTGAGACCACTTTGGGTTCAAAAGATCATTATGTTGTGAAGGAATATTCCATCCACATTGGTGGAGTTACATTGAACGTAACTTTTACTCCATCTACCACTACAATTAATGCATATGCATTTGTCAATGGGATTGAGGTCATGTCGATGCCTAATATTTATACTTCCACTGATGATGATGTCCATGTGATTGTTGGTATTAGAAGTGTCTTCACCATTGACAACAGAGCTGCACTTGAGAATGTGTATAGGTTAAATGTAGGTGGGAGTAATATTTCGGGTTCTCGTGATACTGGCATGTTTAGGTCTTGGAGTGTTGACGCGTCTTTCATATTAGGAACTGCATTTGGAGCTGTGAATGGTGGTATAGATGTGAATATTGAGTGTCCTCCAGGAACACCGTCTTATATTGCTCCGACTATTGTTTTCTCGTCGGCCAGATTGATGGGTCCAAACGCCAATATCAACTTGAGTTACAACTTGACTTGGACATTCTCAATTGATTATGGGTTTGCCTATCTTGAGACTTCACTTTTGTGA